From the Oceanidesulfovibrio indonesiensis genome, one window contains:
- the pbpC gene encoding penicillin-binding protein 1C, translating into MRKTYRLLLYCTLAMACMAGAAFLTINALFPFPERALQAGPALLVRASDGTPMRIFLPDDGRRRFPLKLDAVSPVFRKVILASEDRYFHVHPGVNPLSILRASVQNIQEGRVVSGGSTITMQLARLVEPKSRSFKAKIIESFRAMQLEYTCSKEEIFEHYLNFTPYGGNVVGVGAAAFTYFGKSASALSLGESALLAVLPRAPQAYDPIHNPAEARAARDRLLDTLRRRGVFPANEVALAKQQPLPTALARTPMIAPHAARMAYEQLKESSPTRFSRLGEDHTWELTTTIDTTVQHQALAAMKRRQPGLRRTGLANAAVVVLDRETREIRALVGTDDYFNAQRHGPINAALAKRSPGSTLKPFLYGLAFDAGLAVPDSMLLDIPTDYSGYIASNYNDAYNGPVTVREALIRSLNAPVVRLLARLGVPHFHRFLQRGGIELRHGPEHYGLPLALGACETTLLQLTALYAALADDGVWRPARLLPKTEDHAPSDDSVRLLSREAAYFVRSMLQEVPRRDLPGIWSRTIGAPEVAWKTGTSFGHRDAWAIGFSAQYVVGVWTGNLDGRAAKGISGAQHAGPLLFDVFRAVEKPGTALPRAKDLNLTTTTVCVESRNLPNQYTPRTMEITTIAGVTRLRRSALHQRIFVDPETGLRLEGRCLTDFPAEPRVVRTPPDELVAWELSRGIPVQTMPPLSPACRTVPGRGGPSIVSPSTATPYVIRSDAPAEFQRIPLKARTDGSDSKLFWFQDGRLVAQGRTSDQLFLSIERGRHRLVVQDSRGRIDSVTYVVE; encoded by the coding sequence ATGCGTAAGACATATCGTTTACTTTTGTATTGCACTCTGGCCATGGCTTGCATGGCCGGGGCGGCATTCCTGACGATCAATGCGCTTTTTCCTTTTCCGGAGAGGGCGCTGCAGGCTGGTCCGGCCCTCTTGGTGCGCGCATCCGATGGTACGCCCATGCGCATTTTCCTGCCCGATGACGGCAGGCGCCGGTTCCCTCTGAAGCTCGACGCAGTCTCGCCAGTGTTCCGAAAGGTTATCCTGGCTTCGGAAGACCGCTATTTTCACGTCCACCCCGGCGTCAATCCGTTGTCCATCCTGCGCGCCAGCGTGCAGAATATCCAGGAAGGCCGGGTCGTCTCCGGCGGCTCCACCATCACCATGCAGCTCGCTCGGCTTGTCGAGCCGAAATCACGCTCTTTCAAGGCCAAAATCATCGAATCCTTTCGCGCCATGCAGCTCGAATATACATGCTCAAAAGAAGAAATCTTCGAGCACTACTTGAACTTCACGCCGTATGGCGGCAACGTCGTCGGCGTGGGAGCAGCGGCCTTCACGTATTTTGGCAAGTCGGCGAGCGCGCTTTCCCTTGGAGAATCCGCTTTGCTCGCTGTGCTTCCTCGCGCGCCACAAGCATATGATCCCATACACAATCCTGCCGAAGCGCGGGCCGCGCGCGACCGATTGCTCGACACGCTTCGTCGGCGCGGAGTTTTCCCGGCGAATGAAGTTGCCTTGGCCAAGCAGCAACCGCTGCCTACAGCGTTGGCCCGGACGCCCATGATTGCGCCGCATGCCGCCCGCATGGCCTATGAACAATTAAAGGAGTCAAGTCCGACGCGGTTTTCCAGGCTTGGCGAAGATCATACATGGGAACTGACGACCACCATCGACACCACTGTTCAGCATCAGGCGCTCGCCGCCATGAAACGCCGCCAACCCGGACTTCGACGCACCGGGCTGGCGAACGCCGCCGTTGTCGTGCTGGACCGTGAAACGCGCGAGATACGTGCGCTTGTCGGTACGGATGACTACTTCAATGCCCAACGCCACGGCCCGATCAATGCAGCCCTTGCCAAACGCTCTCCAGGCTCCACGCTCAAGCCCTTCCTGTACGGCCTCGCCTTTGATGCGGGCCTTGCTGTCCCGGACTCCATGCTGCTCGACATCCCTACGGATTACTCCGGCTATATCGCCAGCAACTACAATGACGCCTACAACGGTCCGGTCACGGTGCGGGAAGCGCTCATCCGCTCCCTGAACGCGCCGGTGGTGCGGCTGCTGGCCCGGCTTGGCGTTCCGCATTTCCACAGATTCCTGCAACGCGGCGGCATCGAGCTGCGGCACGGTCCGGAGCACTACGGCTTGCCGCTTGCTCTCGGCGCGTGCGAAACCACGCTGTTGCAGCTCACCGCCTTATACGCCGCCTTGGCGGACGATGGGGTCTGGCGTCCCGCACGTCTGTTGCCGAAGACAGAAGACCACGCGCCGTCTGACGACTCTGTCCGGCTCCTGTCGCGCGAGGCCGCATACTTCGTGCGTTCCATGCTGCAAGAGGTTCCGCGGCGGGACCTGCCGGGAATCTGGTCCAGGACCATCGGCGCGCCGGAGGTGGCTTGGAAGACTGGCACCTCCTTCGGCCACAGGGATGCGTGGGCCATAGGGTTCAGCGCGCAATACGTGGTGGGGGTGTGGACAGGCAATCTGGACGGCCGCGCAGCCAAGGGAATATCCGGCGCGCAGCATGCCGGGCCGCTGTTGTTCGACGTGTTCCGCGCCGTTGAGAAACCCGGAACCGCGTTGCCCAGAGCCAAAGATCTCAATCTGACCACGACCACGGTCTGTGTCGAAAGCCGAAACCTGCCGAACCAGTACACGCCGCGCACTATGGAAATCACCACCATAGCCGGCGTCACACGGTTGAGGCGTTCCGCGCTCCATCAACGCATCTTCGTTGATCCCGAAACCGGGCTGCGGCTGGAAGGGCGTTGTCTAACAGATTTTCCGGCCGAGCCGCGCGTTGTGCGCACGCCGCCGGACGAACTCGTGGCCTGGGAACTGTCCCGAGGAATCCCGGTGCAGACCATGCCGCCGCTTTCGCCGGCGTGCCGCACAGTGCCGGGAAGGGGCGGGCCGTCCATCGTATCGCCTTCCACGGCCACGCCATACGTCATCCGCTCCGACGCACCCGCAGAATTCCAGCGCATCCCGCTCAAGGCGCGCACGGACGGCTCGGATTCGAAATTATTCTGGTTTCAGGACGGACGGCTCGTGGCTCAGGGCCGAACGAGCGACCAATTGTTTCTGTCCATCGAGCGCGGCAGGCACCGGCTGGTGGTCCAGGATTCCCGAGGTCGCATAGATTCCGTGACCTACGTGGTGGAGTGA
- a CDS encoding replication-associated recombination protein A — translation MSGPAQAHRPLADKIRPTTQDEFVGQAHLRDRIATFLAADRMPSLLFFGPPGCGKSTLALLLAEKSGLPFIRVSAPEAGLSQLRKQLAGARLLVLDELHRFSKAQQDFFLPLLESGEITLLATTTENPSFSVTRQLLSRLHVLRLGPLTDEDLLFIVRRGAEALDMELSEEAMRLLVTVAHGDARTLLNLVEHAASLAPEKREVEHLKAALPEFVQRHDKAGDSHYDIASALIKSIRGSDPDAALYYLACLLEGGEDPRFVCRRLILSASEDVGLANPQALPMTVACQQAVEFVGMPEGFIPLAETTVYLAVSPKSNASYAAYRRAQRHLREHGTSPVPIHLRNPATRLMKEWGYGEGYKYPHDFPHGWAEQRYLPDEVNVRFYKPSENGQEPRLLAWWRDVTGRR, via the coding sequence GGCGCACCGCCCCCTTGCTGATAAAATCCGGCCCACAACGCAGGACGAGTTCGTGGGGCAGGCGCACCTGCGTGACCGTATCGCCACGTTCCTTGCGGCGGATCGCATGCCGTCCCTCCTGTTTTTCGGCCCGCCCGGCTGCGGCAAGTCCACCCTCGCCCTGCTTCTTGCCGAAAAAAGCGGACTGCCCTTCATCCGTGTGAGCGCGCCCGAGGCAGGCCTTTCACAACTGCGCAAGCAGCTCGCCGGAGCGCGCCTTCTGGTACTGGACGAGCTCCATCGGTTCTCCAAGGCGCAGCAGGATTTCTTCCTCCCGTTGCTGGAAAGCGGCGAGATCACCCTGCTGGCCACCACTACGGAGAATCCGTCTTTTTCCGTCACGCGCCAGCTCCTCTCGCGGCTGCACGTGTTGCGGCTCGGACCGCTTACGGACGAGGACCTGCTGTTCATAGTCCGCCGCGGCGCCGAGGCTCTGGATATGGAATTGTCCGAAGAAGCCATGCGGCTGCTCGTCACCGTGGCGCACGGAGATGCCCGCACCCTGCTCAACCTGGTGGAGCACGCGGCCAGCCTGGCGCCGGAGAAGCGGGAGGTGGAACACCTCAAGGCCGCCCTGCCCGAGTTCGTACAACGTCACGACAAGGCCGGAGACAGCCACTACGACATCGCCTCCGCGCTCATCAAATCCATTCGCGGCAGCGACCCGGACGCCGCGCTCTACTACCTGGCCTGCCTGCTGGAAGGCGGCGAGGACCCGCGCTTCGTGTGCCGCCGGCTCATCCTCTCCGCTTCCGAGGACGTGGGGCTGGCCAATCCGCAGGCCCTTCCCATGACCGTGGCCTGTCAACAGGCCGTAGAATTCGTTGGCATGCCCGAGGGCTTTATTCCTCTGGCTGAGACCACGGTGTACCTGGCCGTCAGCCCCAAATCCAACGCGAGCTACGCGGCCTATCGGCGTGCGCAACGCCACCTGCGCGAGCACGGCACGAGCCCGGTGCCCATCCACCTGCGCAATCCGGCCACGCGGCTGATGAAGGAATGGGGATATGGCGAGGGATACAAATACCCGCACGACTTCCCGCATGGTTGGGCCGAGCAGCGCTATCTGCCGGACGAGGTGAACGTGCGATTCTACAAGCCGTCCGAAAATGGTCAGGAGCCGCGCCTGCTGGCCTGGTGGCGGGATGTGACGGGCAGGCGGTAA